In one window of Paraflavitalea soli DNA:
- a CDS encoding GNAT family N-acetyltransferase encodes MALKIIDHGTKEYHQMVQLRNDILRKPLGLSFSPEELEKEKEEILIGAFEEEKMLGCCMLITVDPATVRLRQMAVLNNVQGKGIGRALMQFAENIARDMGYRKMTMHARQTATGFYEKLGYQVSSDLFEEVSIPHYIMEKTL; translated from the coding sequence ATGGCTCTAAAAATCATCGATCACGGCACAAAAGAATACCACCAAATGGTTCAGTTGAGGAATGATATCCTCCGCAAACCGCTTGGACTTAGTTTTTCTCCCGAAGAACTGGAAAAGGAAAAAGAAGAAATACTGATCGGTGCATTTGAAGAAGAAAAGATGCTGGGCTGCTGTATGCTTATTACCGTCGATCCTGCTACCGTTCGGTTACGCCAGATGGCGGTATTGAACAATGTACAGGGAAAGGGTATCGGCCGGGCCCTGATGCAATTTGCGGAAAATATTGCCCGCGACATGGGCTACCGCAAAATGACCATGCATGCCCGTCAAACCGCCACCGGCTTCTACGAAAAACTGGGCTACCAGGTCAGTAGCGACCTGTTTGAAGAAGTTTCCATACCACATTATATAATGGAGAAGACGTTGTGA
- a CDS encoding acyl carrier protein has product MSDIATRVKKIIVDKLGVEEAEVTNEASFTNDLGADSLDTVELIMEFEKEFNISIPDEQAETITTVGQAIAYLEEHAK; this is encoded by the coding sequence ATGTCAGACATTGCAACCAGAGTTAAAAAGATCATTGTTGATAAGTTAGGTGTTGAAGAAGCAGAGGTTACCAATGAGGCTTCTTTCACCAATGATTTAGGTGCCGATTCACTGGACACCGTAGAACTGATCATGGAATTTGAAAAAGAATTCAATATTTCCATTCCCGATGAGCAAGCTGAAACCATCACTACTGTTGGTCAGGCTATCGCTTATTTAGAAGAGCATGCTAAGTAA